GCGTCGCCGACCCGTTCCTCTTCGTCACGGCCGACGGCGATTGGCACATGTTCTTCGAGGTGTACACACAGAACCGCCAGCCGTCGGCCGTCATCGGCCACGCGGAGAGCGCGGACGGCTACGACTGGCAGTACGACCGAGTCGTGTTGGAGGCGGACGAACACCTCTCGTACCCGTACGTCTTCAAGTGGGACGGGGACCACTACATGGTCCCCGACACCTGGGCGAAGGAGCGCGGGCCCGCAGCGGTCACGCTCTACACGGCCACGTCGTTCCCCCACGAGTGGGAGCCGGTGGCCGAACTCGTCCGGCCGGCGACCCCGAGACACGACTTCAGCCCGTTCCGGTGGGAGGGGCGCTGGTGGGCGCTCGCCGGGGACGGCACGGACCTGTACGCCTACTACAGCGACGACCTCGAGGCGCCCGATTGGACGCCACACGAGGCGAACCCCGTCGTCCGGGACCGGCCGACTGCGGCCCGTCCGGGCGGTCGGCCGCTCGTCTTCTCCGACCACGTGCTCGCGTTCTATCAGGACTGCGCGAACCGCTACGGCGAGCGCGTCCACGCCTACGAGATCACCGAACTCACGCCCGAGACGTACACCGACACCCGACGCCTCGACTCGCCCGTCCTCGAGCCGACCGGAGGACTCGGCTGGAACAGCGGCGCGGTCCACCAGGTCGACCCGTGGTACGACGGCGACGGCTACCTGTGTGCGGTCGACGGGAACGTCGGTGTCGGCTATCAGGTGGTTGGGATCCACCA
The sequence above is a segment of the Halobaculum lipolyticum genome. Coding sequences within it:
- a CDS encoding glucosamine inositolphosphorylceramide transferase family protein; the protein is MTDDASPDREDTSRGGPLPHARHRVDPVVEAIRRRLASSMLVERVAWHTGETVHKRGPTGGRHPDPVDVSGRYGGETVPEYPVAADRSPERFVPAGDVNPVLTAADVTDFGRTDCVADPFLFVTADGDWHMFFEVYTQNRQPSAVIGHAESADGYDWQYDRVVLEADEHLSYPYVFKWDGDHYMVPDTWAKERGPAAVTLYTATSFPHEWEPVAELVRPATPRHDFSPFRWEGRWWALAGDGTDLYAYYSDDLEAPDWTPHEANPVVRDRPTAARPGGRPLVFSDHVLAFYQDCANRYGERVHAYEITELTPETYTDTRRLDSPVLEPTGGLGWNSGAVHQVDPWYDGDGYLCAVDGNVGVGYQVVGIHHWAIGIYRA